The sequence TGTGGCGATCTTTGGCCGCTCTTCTCCAGCTTTTTGGGAGGTCGTCTTCCCATCTTTTGTTTTGCCTTCCTCGTCAACGTTTCCCATCTCGAGGGTACCAGTCAATTATACAAAGATTGTAGATTAAGGAaaaacttaatgaaaataaaataaataaatttgcccCCAGCTACGCCCCGTGGTGCCCAGCGTGTAATGCCCTCGCGCCAGTGTGGCGGGACCTGTCCACACAGGCGGCTCGCAAGTCGCTGGCGATGCGAGCCGCTGAAGTAGACGTCACCAAATCGCCCGGCCTGAGTGGACGGTTCGTCGTGACAGCGCTGCCTACTATCTTCCAGTGAGTGCAATTCACTTCATTTCTTGATTAATTACTCTGTAAAAGAATTTCAAACAACCCCCATAAGCATTTCCTGACTAACAGAGTAGTAACAGCGTGGAACGGGCTGCCGCAGGACGTGGTCTCCGCTTCTAGCATCAAcaccttcaaaaacaaattggacaattaccataaaacagagaaaggaaaacacaactgaatagttgaatacaggcacttatcagtgaaaactgcctgcctgagttaataataataataattcgagTGCGCTTGTTAATCTGGCAATGTACTACATAAATTACGCTCGTGATCCCTAGCTGCCTCCATGACACACAGCCTCTGTGATTAGAGCGTCAGGCTGAACTGGAGGTCtgggtacgattcccgatggagacattagctaaatcattttgtgaaactgtcctttgtttgcctacgacattgcaggctgcatacatacatacataaacagcctatatacgtcccactgctgggcacaggcctcccctcaatcaaccggagggggtatggagcatactccaccacgctgctccaatgcgggttggtggaggtgtttttacggctaatagccgggaccaacggcttaacgtgccctccgaagcacggaatcatcttactttttcggacaatcaggtgattcaagcctgaaaagtccttaccaaacaaaggacagtctcacaaagtgatttcgacaatgtccccatcgggaatcgaacccggacctccagatcgtgagcctaacgctctaaccactagaccatggaggctgttattgCAGGCTCAATCACCAGATTAACAAAAAGAGTCGGATTGTTCCATGCTTCataaggcatgttaagccgttgtttTGATTTCATGATCAGGATCGTAAATTCAATTCAGTCTCCAACATGTTATctcaataatatatattttttcctgtCCACAGCGTGATTGACGGCGAGTTCCGGCAGTACAAGGGTCCTCGCGACGTGGACTCGATGCTGGGCTTCGTGCAGCAGAAGCGCTGGCAGCAGACGGAGCCGGTGCCGGCGTGGAAAGCGCCGCACAGCCTGCAGATGACCCTCGTCGCTGAGTTCTTCAAGCTCAGCCAGGTGCTCAGGGTGAGTGGAtgcgcgttgggctcacaatctagAAGTCCTGGGTTCCAATCGCAAAAACTGAATCTCAAAAATccctctgtgatccctagtttggttgggacattgcaggctgatcacttgtttgtcagaaagtaagatgaactatgcttcggagggcatgttaactAGAGAGAGACGCACACAGAAAGAGAAGACAGAATGTGGTTATTAAGATCAAAGCCTACTTACACGACTCTGCTACCACTCGACTAATAATATATCTGTGGCGGTTTCACAATCCCACATGAAAGGTATGGAATTCCAAATCTGTCCTTTGTCTGGAATAACTGGAATTCTATTATACAGCATGTGtccttgcattttatatttgtttatataaattaatatattagaattgttaaaataaacatatgtacatatatattttacaatgtacaaatagtaagaataaaatatacctagttttatataattaaactattatggtaaaatatcaaaattataaagtaaatgttaaaataataatttggctaTGTACAAAATCAATTTACAAAGGGACAAGCGTACCGAGTTTTGTTAGTAGATATTTACGCGCCGCGCGCTAAACTAGTTGGGCAGGttgcgcgccgcccgcgcgccgCGTACCGCCTCCTTCCACATggagcgcggcgcgcgcgcgccggccGCTGCAGCGAACCAGTCTATGCTACACCGCTGTCGAATGTGCATGACGCTTTGTATGCTACGTAGAACACTCGCGCTTACGCTCGTAACACTTTATGTTTGTCTATACTTCTGTGCTTTACTCTTCTAATTGTTCTCTTACTTTCCTTCTGTGCTTTTGCCTATTGTGCCGTGTCTTGTATCGTGTGCAATAAACTTTTAGTGTGTGATCGTTATAACGGAATTTTATTTCAACCCGCCGTCAACGTCGCAATATATTAGCGAGGAGTACCTACTACTCCTTAACGCTAAATTGGTGACCACCGAACATTCACGCCATGAGTGAACCGAGGAGGAGTGCAGATAACGACGCTGCAGGAGGCAGCGCTGATGGCAGATTTTTTGAGTGTGAGCAGCGGACGTCGGGCGAAGTTAACCGCGTCGGAGTGCGCGTACCGCTCTTCTACCCACAAAAACCTAGCTTATGGTTTGCGCAGCTAGAGAGCCAGTTCGTGCTGGCAAATATCACCACGGAGTCGACCAAATTCCACTACACGTTAGGTAGTCTCGACCCGTTATATGCTGCAGAGGTCGAGGACATAGTGGCTGATCCAGATATGAGCAACAAGTATACCCGTCTTAAGACGGAATTAATTAAGCGTCTTTCGGCATCCCGGGAGAAGAAGGTCATGCAGCTGTTGACCCGCGAGGAGTTAGGAGATAGAAAACCTTCCCAGTTCCTGCGACATCTGAAACAGCTTGCCGGACCAGAAGTTCCCGAGGGATTCATGCGGACCATCTGGGCTAGtcggctccccaccagcgtgcAGTCGATTATAGCGTCGCAGGTAAAGAAGCCGTTGGACGAGGTAGCCGAATTAGCGGACACTATCATCGACGTCGTGCAACCTACCCCGCAAGTAGCATCAACATCGCGAGCCAGTACATCGGATGACTCGTCCGCCTCGATGAGCGGCCAGATAGTGGAGCTTACGCGTCTCGTTTGTTCTTTACAGACGAAGGTAGACCGTTTATCGCGTCCCAGTGATAGATCCAGTAGCCGGAGCCGGAATCGCAGGCGTTCGTCATCAACCCGGTCGCAGTCCAACTACAGGAAGCATCCAGTCTGCTTCTATCACAGCAAGTACGGGCCGAAGGCGCACAGGTGCGTGAAACCGTGTGACTACGCGGGAAACGACCGAGGCAGTCGATAATGGCGGCTGACGATTGCCCAGGTACCGGTCGCCTGTTCGTAACGGACCAACGGACAAAAATGCAGTTTTTGGTGGACACTGGCAGTGATTTGTGCGTATTCCCACGTTCCGCGTTGAAGGAACGTCGTCATAAAACGACTTATGAACTATGTGCGGCAAACGGAACAACTATACATACGTACGGATATGCACATTTAGTACTGAATATAGGCTTGCGCCGCGACTTCGCTTGGCGATTTATTGTGGCCGATGTAACTAAGGCGATAATAGGAGTGGACTTTTTATCGCATTATAATCTTATTGTGGATGTTCGCAACCAACGGTTAATCGATAGCAATACTACTGTCGCGACCCCGGCTTTGCTTGCGAAGTTTTCTGATAATGTTTCTTCAGTGAAGGTCATATCGGGAAACACTACATACCACAACATACTTGCTAAGTTCCCCGACATCACTCGCCCATCTGGCATACAACGCACACCCACTCACAGTACACAACACCACATACGCACTACACCTGGTCCCCCGGTATCTTGTACCCCTCGCAGGTTGGCTCCTGACAAGCTGAAGATTGCGAAGGCTGAGTTTGAGGCGATGTTACAAAATGGTACCTGCCGACCATCTGAGTCACCGTGGTCGTCCCCACTACACCTGGCCCCTAAAAAGGACAATGGGTGGCGTCCTTGCGGTGACTATCGCATGCTGAACGCCAGGACGGTGCCAGATAAGTACCCAATTCGCCACATTCACGACTTCTCCCACAGCCTCGCAGGTTGCACCGTGTTCTCCACGATCGACTTGGTCAAGGCGTACAACCAGATCCCCGTGAATCCGAATGACATCCAGAAGACCGCCATCACGACACCGTTCGGCCTTTACGAATTCCCGTTCATGACGTTCGGACTTCGTAATGCCGGACAGACGTTCCAGCGCTTCGTGGATGAGATGCTCCGGGGACTGGACTTTACCTACGCTTACTTGgatgattttttaatattttctagaGACCAGGAGACGCACGAGCAGCACCTGCGACAGGTCTTCACCAGGCTGCAGGAGTACGGCATGGTGATCAATACGGCGAAATGTGTATTTGGCGTTCCCACTGTAACTTTTCTGGGTTATACTATTTCTGCGGAAGGAACTAAGCCCTTAACAACGAAGGTTGCCGCTATCCAGGACTTCCCTACCCCGAAAACCGTACGGGAGTTACGCAGGTTCCTGGGAATGGTGAATTTTTATCGCAGGTTCATCCCAGATGCTGCTAAACACCAGGCGCCCCTCAACGAGCTGCTGACCGGGTCGGTCAAAGGATCACAACCAGTCAATTTCACCTCATGTGAGCATGAAGCCTTCCAGGCTTGTAAGGATGGCCTAAGTCAGGCTGCCATGCTAGCTCACCCTGAGTGTGACTCCAAGCTTGCACTGGTCACCGATGCTTCGGATAAAGGTATCGGAGCCGTTTTGCAGCAGTTGAGAGGTAAGGATTGGCAGCCCTTGGCATTCTTTTCGCGCAAGCTTGGCCCCTCCCAGCAGAAATATTCAGCTTACGACCGTGAGTTGCTCGCTATTTATGAGAGCGTGAAATATTTCCGCCACATGCTTGAGGCGAGAGACTTCGTGATCTATACGGACCACAAGCCTCTCACCTTCAGCTTCCACACAAGGAAGGACAATTGCTCACCTAGACAGTTTCGTCATTTTGACCTGATCTCGCAGTTCACCACCGATATTAGGCACATTTCGGGTAAGGATAACGTGGTTGCCGACACCCTGTCTCGCGTCGACGAGATAACGCAACCCATTAACCTGGAGAATCTTGCGATATCACAGCGGGAGGACTGCGAGCTGAAGGAACTACTGGAGAGCAATTGTTCCTCCTTACATTTGCAAAAATTAAAGCTGCCAGGTACTCACGTGGAGTTATATTGTGACGTGCAGGAACGCGTACCACGACCTTTCGTCACGAAGGAGTTTAGGCGTCAGGTCTTCGAGAGTCTGCATACCCTGAGCCACCCCGGCTCAAATGCTACTGCCAGACTTGTCGCCGAACGGTACGTATGGCCTGGCGTTAGGAAGGACTGTCGTGAGTGGGTACGTACCTGTCTGGCATGCCAGCGTTCTAAGATCAATAGATACGTCCACTCAAAGCTCGGCAATTTCAAATTACCTCAGGCGCGATTCTCCTTCATCCATATTGACTTGGTCGGTCCCTTGCCATTATCCCAAGGATATCGCTATTGTCTCACCGCCGTCGATCGTTTTACACGATGGCCTGAGGCGATACCATTGGCTGACATGACAGCCGAGACAGTGGCTAAGGCCTTATTGAGTGGGTGGATTTCACGCTTCGGCTGTCCCACAGACATCGTGTCGGATCGCGGGCGTCAATTTGAGTCTTCCCTGTTCAAATACCTGTCACAAATGGTAGGCTTTCAGCACAGGCGAACTACAGCGTATCACCCGGCCTGCAACGGCCTCGTCGAGAGGTTCCACAGGCAACTGAAGGCTGCTATAGTTTGCCACGCTAGCGAGAGTTGGGTTGAGACGCTCCCTTTGGTCCTGTTAGGCATTCGCAGTTCCTTCAAGGAAGACTTGAAGGCCTCATCAGCGGAGTTGCTCTACGGCGAGCCTCTTCGTCTCCCCGGAGAATTTTTCAGCTCACAGCCCATGGACACCATAGATGTGACCGACTACCTGTCTCGCCTACGTCAATTCGTCAGGGAGTTGAAGCCTACACCAGGTTCACGACACGACAACAATCGGTCAACATTTGTGTTTAAAGACTTGTCTACAGCTTCCCATGTCTTCCTGCGGGATGACACTGTAGGCGGATCACTGAAGCCTGCTTACTCAGGACCTCACGAGGTTGTCGAGCGAGGAtcaaaagttttaaaaattatgGTCAAAGGTAATAAGGTGACGGTATCCATAGACCGTATTAAACCGGCCTATATACTGCGTACCACTGATACCGAGACAGATACACCATACATACCTCACACacattcatacacacacactgacACACAACCCTCCAACACCGAAGAAAACATTATCAGGACTCGATCAGGCCGTAGGGTAAGATTCCCCGACTATTATCGCCCTTAGGAAGGTCTCTGGAGGGGGGTGATGTGGCGGTTTCACAATCCCACATGAAAGGTATGGAATTCCAAATCTGTCCTTTGTCTGGAATAACTGGAATTCTATTATACAGCATGTGtccttgcattttatatttgtttatataaattaatatattagaattgttaaaataaacatatgtacatatatattttacaatgtacaaatagtaagaataaaatatacctagttttatataattaaactattatggtaaaatatcaaaattataaagtaaatgttaaaataataatttggctaTGTACAAAATCAATTTACAAAGGGACAAGCGTACCGAGTTTTGTTAGTAGATATTTACGCGCCGCGCGCTAAACTAGTTGGGCAGGttgcgcgccgcccgcgcgccgCGTACCGCCTCCTTCCACATggagcgcggcgcgcgcgcgccggccGCTGCAGCGAACCAGTCTATGCTACACCGCTGTCGAATGTGCATGACGCTTTGTATGCTACGTAGAACACTCGCGCTTACGCTCGTAACACTTTATGTTTGTCTATACTTCTGTGCTTTACTCTTCTAATTGTTCTCTTACTTTCCTTCTGTGCTTTTGCCTATTGTGCCGTGTCTTGTATCGTGTGCAATAAACTTTTAGTGTGTGATCGTTATAACGGAATTTTATTTCAACCCGCCGTCAACGTCGCAATATATTAGCGAGGAGTACCTACTACTCCTTAACGCTAAATATCATTCAAATATGTCGAACGAATGTCCTTTTAGAATCCAAACCGCATTGTTATTGTGTtcggaaatctcggccttaggagggtCACTTCTCTTCAAAGTCGCAGATGTGACGAAAACAGTAAGGAGACTCGAATGGCGTTGGACAGGACACATGATGAGGTCTAGAATAAAAAAATGGACTAAAGACATCCTAGACAGCCCGCCAGACAGGTGTGGCGTAATaaggaggaggcctatgtcctaggACAGTAAAATATAgagaattaattaataattattattataaaggcaTGTGCTAAGACACGAAAGTTACCAGCTGCTGCAACTCATAATGATGGGCAAAGTCGCAGGAAAAAGAAGAGTGGGCCGGAGGAGGAAGTCCTGGTTGCGTAATATCAGGGAGTGGACCAGGATCGCGAGTGCGGTCGAACTGTTCCGCCTCGCGGGAGATAAGGATACATTTTCAGAGCTGATGGCCAACCTCCACTTGTTGGAGAGGCACTTGAAGAAGAAGAGagaattcattaataaaatataactatgTCATAATGTcggtgaataaaggctatttttattttatttatttgataactaatatgttttatgttaattttcaGAGTGTCCACACGATGCTAATGGAGCAGTACGGTCTACCGACGTGGGGCTCCTACCTTATATTCGCCATCGGTACCATCTTGATAGGCGCGTTACTCGGACTGGTGAGTTAATATACCACACCTTAGACACATCACACAATAACCTCGTTTTACTGTCTGAGCatgtaaagaaaaaaagaaagaaatcatttatttccatattggacccCACATAAACAAAGttacattacttaaaaaaaagtaacaaaaagacataaataataaaaaggatttatattggccctgattcctgcagacacctcctaattttacttttacctCTTAttttacctgttattttcttatccgccgaaaaggaaatggacggaTGATTGCTCGTTCAGTGGCCTGTCAATCTCCATTTCTGGGTCTTCATTTTCGTTACAACCACTTACGCACTCGTTATGTCTGTCCACAGCTGCTGGTATGCATTATAGATCTGTTATACCCG is a genomic window of Pectinophora gossypiella chromosome 25, ilPecGoss1.1, whole genome shotgun sequence containing:
- the LOC126378173 gene encoding thioredoxin-related transmembrane protein 1-like → MACAYRIPKFLQFFIIFTIISCSFSRLVSANVELDEDNWKQILDGEWMVEFYAPWCPACNALAPVWRDLSTQAARKSLAMRAAEVDVTKSPGLSGRFVVTALPTIFHVIDGEFRQYKGPRDVDSMLGFVQQKRWQQTEPVPAWKAPHSLQMTLVAEFFKLSQVLRSVHTMLMEQYGLPTWGSYLIFAIGTILIGALLGLLLVCIIDLLYPPRRSDKVLVSAAEARHRDLDGKGVDDEQELINDDIVDDNEKDSDAEKNSASDSSSSEAAPAAGGDVADDKPEVRKRRPRKAD